From the genome of Streptosporangiales bacterium, one region includes:
- a CDS encoding ACT domain-containing protein, with protein sequence MTVTLDVLADELAVCRLPADAAVAVPPAPAALYSVTRTADEVSVVCPATLAPAASTVEAGWRALRVRGPLDFTLTGVLAAIADPLAAAGIPIFALSTYDTDYVLVAAADLPATVDTLRAAGHTVDAS encoded by the coding sequence ATGACGGTGACGCTCGACGTGCTCGCGGACGAGCTCGCGGTGTGCCGGCTGCCTGCGGACGCGGCAGTCGCGGTGCCACCGGCGCCTGCCGCGCTGTACTCCGTCACCCGCACCGCGGACGAGGTGTCCGTCGTGTGCCCGGCGACGCTGGCGCCGGCGGCAAGCACGGTGGAAGCAGGGTGGCGCGCACTGCGGGTACGCGGGCCGCTCGACTTCACGCTCACCGGCGTGCTCGCCGCGATCGCCGACCCGCTGGCCGCCGCCGGCATCCCGATCTTCGCGCTCTCGACGTACGACACCGACTACGTGCTCGTGGCCGCGGCCGACCTGCCGGCAACCGTCGACACCCTGCGCGCCGCCGGCCACACGGTCGACGCGTCCTAG
- a CDS encoding prolyl oligopeptidase family serine peptidase, with the protein MPHFDLGLDELRAYRSKVERPGDFDAFWSASLQSVRGHPIDVSWTPHDTGLRLLDTFDVRFAGWDGQPVHGWLHVPAGAAVPLPVVVQYIGYGSGRGLAHQNTLWAQAGYAHFVMDTRGQGSAGTPGDTGDPEPSGANAHHPGFMTRGILDRETYYYRRVFVDAVRAVDAVGEHPAVDVANVVVTGGSQGGGITLAVAALRNDVRAALPDVPFLCDFRRAVELVDSDPYAEIRRYLKVHRDHVDRVFRTLAYFDGVNLAPAATAPALFSVGLMDEICPPSTVFAAYNAYGGPRDIEVYPYNEHEGGEAFHEVKKLAFVREVLGR; encoded by the coding sequence GTGCCACATTTCGATCTCGGTCTGGACGAGCTCCGTGCGTACCGGTCGAAGGTCGAGCGACCGGGCGATTTCGACGCGTTCTGGAGCGCTTCGTTGCAATCGGTGCGCGGCCACCCGATCGACGTCTCGTGGACGCCGCACGACACCGGCCTGCGGTTGCTTGACACCTTCGACGTGCGGTTCGCCGGCTGGGACGGCCAGCCGGTGCACGGGTGGCTGCACGTGCCGGCAGGTGCAGCTGTGCCGTTGCCCGTCGTGGTGCAGTACATCGGTTACGGCAGCGGCCGTGGCCTCGCCCACCAGAACACGTTGTGGGCGCAGGCGGGCTACGCGCACTTCGTGATGGACACCAGGGGACAGGGCAGTGCCGGCACGCCGGGCGACACCGGCGACCCCGAGCCGTCGGGCGCGAACGCCCACCATCCCGGCTTCATGACGCGCGGCATCCTCGACCGGGAGACGTACTACTACCGCAGGGTCTTCGTCGACGCCGTCCGTGCGGTCGATGCCGTGGGCGAGCACCCTGCGGTGGACGTCGCGAACGTAGTGGTCACCGGTGGCAGTCAGGGCGGCGGCATCACGCTGGCCGTGGCCGCCCTGCGCAACGACGTGCGGGCGGCGCTGCCCGACGTACCGTTCCTCTGCGACTTCCGCCGTGCCGTCGAGCTCGTCGACAGCGACCCGTACGCCGAGATCCGCCGCTACCTGAAGGTGCACCGTGACCACGTCGACCGGGTCTTCCGCACACTGGCGTACTTCGACGGCGTCAACCTGGCGCCCGCCGCGACCGCACCGGCGTTGTTCTCCGTCGGCCTGATGGACGAGATCTGCCCGCCGTCGACAGTGTTCGCCGCCTACAACGCGTACGGTGGGCCGCGCGACATCGAGGTGTACCCGTACAACGAGCACGAGGGTGGCGAAGCCTTCCACGAGGTGAAGAAGCTCGCCTTCGTGCGCGAGGTGCTCGGCCGCTAG
- a CDS encoding Na(+)/H(+) antiporter subunit D: MTSNPALLLILGAIPVPLLRRWLRGAWMLVLPVAGMALLWTLPEGSAGELELLGMTLEPLRVDALGRVFATVFLIAALLCVIYSLHVRDTVQQVSTLVYAGSAVGGALAGDMVTMFVFWELAGLSSVFLIWARRNERSFRAGVRYLAAQVLSGLLMLAGIIVRLNAGYDLQFDAIGVDNTGGVLILLAIGIKCAFPVLHSWLQDTYPEATVIGTVVLSAFTTKFAIYALARGFPGTELLIVVGAIMTCFPIFFAVIENDLRRVLAYSMINQLGFMVVGVGMGGALGINGAAAHAFADVIFKGLLFMSMGAVLLRTGTVKGSELGGLYKSMPQTTVLCMIGAASISAFPLFSGFATKSMIMQAVAEDHRTVIWGLLLFASAGVFHHAGIKIPFFAFFAHDRGYRVDEAPINMRVAMGIAALICIGIGVAPDLLYGILPYPVDYVPYTTAHVVNQLQLLVLASLAFTVLMRTGLYPPELRSVNLDADAVYRKLWPAAWRGSVRGVAWARDRLAVSLVPVAKRTVVALARPLHSGGVLNSAWSTSAMVWLVVLLLGLVLLASFLRSVVG; the protein is encoded by the coding sequence ATGACGAGTAATCCCGCGCTCCTGCTCATCCTCGGAGCCATCCCCGTGCCGCTGCTGCGGCGCTGGCTCCGCGGTGCGTGGATGCTCGTGCTCCCTGTCGCCGGCATGGCGTTGCTCTGGACGCTGCCGGAGGGGAGCGCGGGCGAGCTCGAGCTGCTCGGGATGACGTTGGAACCCCTGCGGGTGGACGCGCTCGGCCGCGTCTTCGCGACGGTCTTCCTCATCGCCGCACTGTTGTGCGTGATCTACTCGCTGCACGTCCGTGACACGGTGCAGCAGGTGTCCACGTTGGTGTACGCGGGCTCCGCGGTCGGTGGTGCACTCGCCGGCGACATGGTCACCATGTTCGTGTTCTGGGAGCTCGCCGGGCTCTCGTCGGTCTTCCTCATCTGGGCGCGGCGCAACGAACGCAGCTTCCGCGCGGGCGTCAGGTACCTCGCCGCGCAGGTGTTGTCCGGGCTGTTGATGCTCGCCGGCATCATCGTGCGGCTCAACGCCGGCTACGACCTGCAGTTCGACGCCATCGGTGTCGACAACACCGGCGGCGTGCTGATCCTGCTTGCGATCGGGATCAAGTGCGCGTTCCCCGTGCTGCACTCGTGGCTGCAGGACACGTACCCGGAGGCCACGGTCATCGGCACCGTGGTGCTTTCCGCGTTCACCACCAAGTTCGCGATCTACGCGCTGGCCCGTGGTTTCCCGGGCACCGAGCTGCTCATCGTGGTCGGCGCGATCATGACCTGCTTCCCGATCTTCTTCGCGGTGATCGAGAACGACCTGCGACGCGTGCTCGCGTACAGCATGATCAACCAGCTCGGCTTCATGGTCGTCGGCGTCGGCATGGGTGGCGCGCTGGGCATCAACGGCGCCGCGGCACACGCCTTTGCTGACGTCATCTTCAAGGGTCTGCTCTTCATGAGCATGGGTGCGGTGCTGCTACGCACCGGAACGGTGAAGGGTTCGGAGCTAGGCGGTCTCTACAAGTCCATGCCCCAGACGACCGTGCTGTGCATGATCGGTGCGGCGTCGATCTCCGCGTTCCCGCTCTTCTCCGGGTTCGCGACCAAGTCGATGATCATGCAGGCGGTGGCCGAGGACCACCGCACGGTCATCTGGGGGCTGCTGCTGTTCGCCTCGGCCGGTGTCTTCCACCACGCCGGTATCAAGATCCCGTTCTTCGCGTTCTTCGCGCACGACCGCGGCTACCGCGTCGACGAAGCGCCGATCAACATGCGCGTCGCCATGGGCATCGCGGCACTCATCTGCATCGGCATCGGTGTGGCACCCGACCTGCTGTACGGCATCCTGCCGTACCCGGTCGACTACGTGCCCTACACGACGGCGCACGTCGTCAACCAGCTCCAGCTGCTCGTGCTCGCGTCACTCGCGTTCACCGTCCTCATGCGCACCGGCCTGTACCCACCGGAGCTGCGCTCGGTGAACCTGGACGCGGACGCGGTCTACCGGAAGCTGTGGCCGGCGGCCTGGCGGGGCTCCGTGCGCGGCGTGGCGTGGGCCCGTGACCGGCTCGCCGTCAGCCTGGTGCCGGTAGCGAAACGCACCGTCGTCGCGTTGGCCCGGCCGCTGCACTCCGGCGGAGTGCTCAACAGTGCATGGTCGACGAGCGCGATGGTGTGGTTGGTCGTGCTGTTGCTCGGCTTGGTGCTGTTGGCTTCGTTCCTGCGTTCGGTAGTGGGCTAG
- a CDS encoding monovalent cation/H+ antiporter subunit D family protein (subunit D of antiporter complex involved in resistance to high concentrations of Na+, K+, Li+ and/or alkali; contains an oxidoreductase domain; catalyzes the transfer of electrons from NADH to ubiquinone) has protein sequence MTAQLGWLTPEHAAVLPTTVALPVVAAFVVLLLRNKPNVRELVSLVAGVAVAALVVSLWPVVGDDLQFEMWTWLPGLSLAFRLEPLGLLFATVAGVLWPVTTLYSIGYMRGNREQRQARFYCFFALAIAAALWIAFSANLVTLFIGYEMLTLATWPLVTHHDDEKAKRGGRVYLVILLTTSICLLLPAIIWTWLIAGTTDFVEGGILRARAGPGIMTVLVFLYAFGIGKAALMPFHWWLPSAMVAPTPVSALLHAVAVVKAGVFAVLKIVIYIFGIDALRSADAATPMMWVTAFTLLVAGLVAITRDNLKARLAYSTVSQLAYIVLAAMLANDVAAAGGALHIVTHAVGKITLFFCAGAIHTAAHKTKVSELDGLGRAMPWTFGAFFIASVSIVGLPPLGGTWSKWLLLLGAAKDIQPVMVILLLLGSLLALAYLMPIPIRAFFRPPPQPLHHGEAPVACVVPLVLTALAGVALFFFPDALIAPISEVLGAP, from the coding sequence ATGACCGCCCAGCTCGGCTGGCTGACGCCCGAGCACGCCGCTGTGCTCCCCACCACTGTTGCGCTGCCGGTCGTTGCGGCGTTCGTCGTGCTCCTTCTGCGCAACAAGCCGAATGTCCGCGAACTGGTGTCGCTCGTCGCGGGCGTCGCCGTCGCTGCGCTCGTGGTGAGCCTGTGGCCGGTGGTCGGTGACGACCTGCAGTTCGAGATGTGGACGTGGCTGCCCGGGCTGTCGCTGGCTTTCCGGTTGGAACCACTCGGCTTGCTGTTCGCGACGGTCGCCGGCGTGCTGTGGCCGGTGACCACGCTGTACTCGATCGGCTACATGCGCGGCAACAGGGAGCAGCGGCAGGCCCGCTTCTACTGCTTCTTCGCGCTGGCGATCGCCGCGGCACTGTGGATCGCGTTCTCCGCGAACCTGGTGACGCTGTTCATCGGCTACGAGATGCTGACCTTGGCGACCTGGCCACTGGTCACCCATCACGATGACGAGAAGGCCAAGCGCGGTGGCCGGGTCTACCTGGTCATCCTGCTGACCACGTCGATCTGCCTGCTGCTGCCGGCGATCATCTGGACCTGGTTGATCGCCGGCACCACCGACTTCGTCGAAGGCGGCATCCTGCGGGCCCGCGCCGGCCCGGGGATCATGACGGTCCTCGTCTTCCTGTACGCGTTCGGCATCGGCAAGGCCGCGTTGATGCCGTTCCACTGGTGGCTGCCCTCGGCCATGGTGGCGCCTACGCCGGTCTCCGCGTTGCTGCACGCGGTCGCCGTGGTCAAGGCCGGCGTGTTCGCGGTGCTGAAGATCGTCATCTACATCTTCGGCATCGACGCGCTGCGCAGCGCCGACGCGGCGACGCCGATGATGTGGGTGACGGCGTTCACGTTGCTCGTCGCAGGGCTCGTGGCCATCACGAGGGACAACCTGAAGGCGCGGTTGGCGTACTCGACGGTGAGCCAGCTCGCGTACATAGTGCTGGCGGCGATGCTCGCGAACGACGTCGCCGCCGCAGGCGGGGCGTTGCACATCGTCACGCACGCGGTCGGCAAGATCACGCTCTTCTTCTGTGCCGGCGCTATCCATACGGCTGCGCACAAGACGAAGGTCAGCGAGCTGGACGGGCTCGGCCGGGCGATGCCGTGGACGTTCGGCGCGTTCTTCATCGCCTCGGTGTCCATCGTCGGGCTGCCGCCGCTCGGCGGCACCTGGAGCAAGTGGTTGCTGTTGCTCGGTGCTGCGAAGGACATCCAGCCGGTGATGGTGATCCTGCTGCTGCTCGGCTCGCTGCTGGCTCTGGCGTACCTGATGCCGATCCCGATCCGGGCGTTCTTCCGGCCGCCGCCGCAGCCGTTGCACCACGGCGAGGCGCCGGTCGCGTGTGTGGTGCCGCTGGTCCTCACCGCGCTCGCCGGCGTCGCGCTGTTCTTCTTCCCGGACGCGTTGATCGCGCCCATCTCCGAGGTCTTGGGGGCGCCATGA
- a CDS encoding monovalent cation/H+ antiporter subunit D family protein: MTAHLPALQVLLPLLCAPMCVLVRHRLVAWLFFLLATVSALACAVLLAVRVSGGRELHYAMGGWEPPVGIEYVIDAANVPVLILVSGIGFVVGIYAKRSIEAEIDRHRIPLVYACACLTFTGLLGVTATGDAFNAFVFFEIASLSSYALIAMGRRRRALLAAFRYLIIGTIGATFLLIGIGLAYAVTGTLNMADLAARLPDVYGNRALTAAVAFTFVGLCVKMAVFPLHAWLPDAYAEAPSALSTFFAATSTKVAIYAFMRFAYTVFGVTLVFRMLPVDTIGMVIGSAGMVIGAAVACFQKDLKYLLAWSSVGQIGYIVVGFSLHSVGGLTAAYLHLVNHGVTKAALFAVAGMLLLRLGSVRLSALAGLGRRMPWTFAAIVLAGLGLVGVPPTAGFVSKWALVVALVTDGKWVLVAVVLVSSLLALVYVGRIVEVCWFREAPATGPVESPPASMVAATWLLVLASLYLGIDPARLDSLAEGAARALLGGAS; the protein is encoded by the coding sequence ATGACCGCTCACCTCCCGGCACTTCAGGTGCTGCTGCCCCTGCTGTGTGCGCCAATGTGCGTGCTGGTCCGGCACCGCCTGGTCGCCTGGCTGTTCTTCCTGCTGGCCACCGTGAGCGCGCTCGCGTGTGCCGTGCTGCTTGCGGTCCGGGTGTCCGGCGGCAGGGAGCTGCACTACGCGATGGGCGGCTGGGAACCACCCGTCGGGATCGAGTACGTCATCGACGCGGCGAACGTCCCGGTGCTGATCCTGGTCTCCGGCATCGGCTTCGTGGTGGGGATCTACGCCAAGCGCAGCATCGAGGCGGAGATCGACCGTCACCGCATCCCGCTGGTGTACGCCTGCGCGTGCCTGACCTTCACCGGTCTGCTCGGTGTCACGGCGACAGGTGACGCCTTCAACGCGTTCGTCTTCTTCGAGATCGCGTCGCTCTCCTCGTACGCGCTGATCGCGATGGGACGGCGGCGCCGGGCGCTGCTGGCGGCGTTCAGGTACCTGATCATCGGCACCATCGGCGCGACCTTCCTGCTGATCGGCATCGGACTGGCGTACGCGGTCACCGGCACGCTGAACATGGCCGACCTCGCGGCCCGGCTGCCCGACGTCTACGGCAACCGTGCGCTGACCGCTGCGGTCGCGTTCACGTTCGTCGGCCTCTGCGTGAAGATGGCCGTCTTCCCGCTGCACGCGTGGCTGCCCGACGCCTACGCGGAGGCGCCCTCGGCGCTGAGCACGTTCTTCGCGGCGACCAGCACGAAGGTGGCGATCTACGCGTTCATGCGGTTCGCCTACACGGTCTTCGGCGTCACGCTGGTCTTCCGGATGCTGCCGGTGGACACCATCGGCATGGTCATCGGCAGCGCCGGCATGGTCATCGGCGCGGCGGTCGCCTGCTTCCAGAAGGACCTGAAGTACCTGCTGGCCTGGTCGAGTGTGGGCCAGATCGGTTACATCGTGGTCGGGTTCAGCTTGCACAGCGTCGGCGGTCTCACCGCCGCCTACCTGCACCTGGTCAACCACGGCGTGACGAAGGCGGCGCTGTTCGCCGTGGCCGGCATGTTGCTGCTGCGCCTGGGTTCGGTGCGGCTCAGTGCGCTCGCCGGGCTCGGCCGCCGGATGCCGTGGACGTTCGCCGCCATCGTGCTCGCCGGCCTCGGACTGGTCGGTGTGCCGCCGACCGCGGGCTTCGTGAGCAAGTGGGCGCTTGTGGTCGCGCTCGTGACCGACGGCAAATGGGTGCTCGTCGCGGTCGTGCTTGTGAGCTCGTTGCTCGCGCTGGTCTACGTCGGCCGCATCGTCGAGGTCTGCTGGTTCAGGGAGGCGCCGGCGACCGGACCGGTCGAGTCGCCGCCGGCGTCGATGGTGGCGGCCACCTGGCTGTTGGTGCTCGCATCCCTGTACCTGGGCATCGACCCGGCGCGGCTGGACAGCCTTGCGGAGGGCGCTGCCAGGGCGCTGCTCGGGGGTGCGTCATGA
- a CDS encoding Na+/H+ antiporter subunit C: MIIGLYTVLSHGNLVKKLIGLNLFQASVFLLYISFGKVVGGTAPIIEKGFEVYSNPLPHVLILTAIVVGVATTALGLALAVRIFNAYGTLEEDEAIAAEESDGAAAS; this comes from the coding sequence ATGATCATCGGCCTCTACACGGTGCTCAGCCACGGCAACCTGGTGAAGAAGCTGATCGGGCTCAACCTGTTCCAGGCATCGGTCTTCTTGCTCTACATCAGCTTCGGCAAGGTCGTCGGCGGCACCGCACCGATCATCGAGAAGGGCTTCGAGGTCTACTCGAACCCGTTGCCGCACGTGCTGATCCTCACCGCGATCGTGGTCGGCGTGGCGACCACGGCGCTCGGTCTCGCGCTGGCCGTACGGATCTTCAACGCCTACGGGACGCTGGAAGAGGACGAGGCGATCGCCGCCGAGGAGTCCGACGGCGCGGCGGCGTCATGA
- a CDS encoding DUF4040 domain-containing protein — translation MATFELINIALLGILVATAIVITRMRALYGAVMLAALFSLVSASMFVLLDAVDVAFTEAAVGAGISTVLFLTTLAITRSREAQTPRRRVLPASLGALFTGGMLLYASQDLPGFGTADSPVQEHPITHTYLEESQHEIGVPNTVTSVLASYRGFDTLGELAVIFTAGVAVLLILTYLPRQSEEAERAALLLTDYPVLRVVSTILMPFILVFAFYVQFHGDYGPGGGFQAGVIVAAGFVLYGLVFGLDSGRRVMPRRVLLALVPLGLLLYAGVGVVNMLLGGSFLEYGTLNLHHPEEGQHIGILLIELGVGVTVAAVLTVVFFAFAGRRVPR, via the coding sequence ATGGCGACATTCGAACTGATCAACATCGCCCTGCTCGGCATCCTCGTAGCGACGGCGATCGTCATCACCCGGATGCGCGCGCTCTACGGGGCGGTCATGCTCGCCGCGTTGTTCAGCCTGGTGTCGGCGAGCATGTTCGTGCTGCTCGACGCGGTCGACGTGGCGTTCACCGAGGCCGCCGTGGGCGCGGGCATCAGCACCGTGCTGTTCCTCACCACCCTCGCCATCACCCGGTCGCGGGAGGCGCAGACGCCGCGCCGGCGGGTGCTGCCGGCCAGCCTCGGTGCGCTCTTCACCGGCGGCATGCTGCTGTACGCGAGCCAGGACCTGCCGGGCTTCGGCACGGCGGACTCCCCGGTGCAGGAGCACCCGATCACGCACACGTACCTGGAGGAGTCGCAGCACGAGATCGGAGTGCCGAACACGGTGACCTCGGTGCTGGCAAGCTACCGAGGCTTCGACACGCTGGGCGAGCTCGCGGTGATCTTCACCGCGGGCGTCGCGGTGCTGTTGATCCTCACCTACCTGCCCAGGCAGTCGGAGGAAGCCGAGCGCGCCGCGCTGTTGCTCACCGACTACCCGGTCCTGCGGGTGGTCAGCACGATCCTCATGCCGTTCATCCTGGTGTTCGCGTTCTACGTGCAGTTCCACGGCGACTACGGGCCTGGCGGCGGTTTCCAGGCCGGTGTCATCGTCGCCGCAGGGTTCGTGTTGTACGGGCTGGTCTTCGGGCTGGACAGCGGGCGGCGCGTCATGCCCAGGCGGGTGTTGCTCGCCCTCGTCCCGCTCGGGTTGCTGCTGTACGCGGGCGTCGGCGTGGTGAACATGCTGCTCGGTGGGTCGTTCCTCGAGTACGGCACGCTGAACCTACACCACCCGGAGGAGGGCCAGCACATCGGCATCCTGCTGATCGAGCTCGGTGTCGGCGTGACCGTGGCTGCCGTCCTCACGGTGGTGTTCTTCGCCTTCGCGGGTAGGAGAGTGCCGCGGTGA
- a CDS encoding sodium:proton antiporter, whose amino-acid sequence MLDVATGVLLAIGCVFVVSGGLGVLRMPDFYTRIHAAGLTDSAGATFILLGLLLQAPDWGVGVRLVLIVLFMLLTGPTATHVLAQAGRKDNVHIWHAGEKRR is encoded by the coding sequence ATCCTCGACGTCGCCACCGGTGTGCTGCTGGCCATCGGCTGTGTCTTCGTGGTCTCCGGCGGGCTCGGCGTGCTGCGGATGCCGGACTTCTACACCAGGATCCACGCCGCCGGCCTCACCGACTCCGCCGGCGCCACCTTCATCCTGCTCGGGCTGCTGCTGCAGGCGCCCGACTGGGGCGTCGGTGTGCGGCTGGTGCTGATCGTGTTGTTCATGCTGTTGACCGGCCCGACAGCGACCCACGTGCTCGCGCAGGCGGGGCGGAAGGACAACGTGCACATCTGGCACGCGGGGGAGAAGCGGCGCTGA
- a CDS encoding pH regulation protein F, which yields MYVAAMVALLVTMGLALARSFLGPILYDRILAINMFGTKTVLFIAVVGFLAGRPQFLDIALFYALVNFVGTIAVLRLTHYDELDVMPGEGPQ from the coding sequence ATGTACGTCGCGGCGATGGTCGCCCTGCTCGTCACCATGGGGCTGGCGTTGGCGAGGTCGTTCCTCGGGCCGATTCTCTACGACCGCATCCTGGCCATCAACATGTTCGGTACGAAGACCGTGCTGTTCATCGCGGTCGTCGGGTTCCTCGCCGGCCGCCCGCAGTTCCTCGACATCGCGCTGTTCTACGCGCTGGTGAACTTCGTAGGCACGATCGCCGTGTTGCGTCTCACGCACTACGACGAGCTCGACGTCATGCCGGGCGAGGGACCGCAGTGA
- a CDS encoding cation transporter: MRWVIGLAAPLVAFWLLLSGHYTVLLLTLGVVSIVLTVWVVSRMERAEVHIPVRMALRLPLYCLWLGGQILLSALKVLGQVWSPRLAPKPRVDVTPVDGIPELSQAIYANSITLTPGTLSLEVDDRGIEVHALRSTDLDDLQAGSMLRRVKPLEGR, translated from the coding sequence ATGCGCTGGGTCATCGGCTTGGCGGCGCCACTCGTGGCGTTCTGGCTGTTGCTCTCCGGGCACTACACCGTGCTGCTCCTCACCCTCGGCGTCGTCTCCATCGTGCTGACCGTCTGGGTCGTCTCCCGGATGGAGCGTGCCGAGGTGCACATCCCCGTACGGATGGCGCTGCGGCTGCCGCTGTACTGCCTGTGGCTCGGCGGCCAGATCCTGCTGTCCGCCCTGAAGGTCCTCGGCCAGGTGTGGTCGCCGCGCCTGGCGCCGAAACCGCGGGTGGACGTGACGCCGGTCGACGGCATCCCGGAGCTGTCCCAGGCCATCTACGCGAACTCGATCACGTTGACACCCGGGACGCTGTCGCTGGAAGTCGACGACCGCGGGATCGAGGTGCACGCCCTCCGCTCGACGGACCTCGACGACTTGCAGGCTGGCAGCATGCTGCGCCGGGTGAAGCCGCTGGAGGGGCGTTGA
- a CDS encoding winged helix-turn-helix transcriptional regulator, with protein sequence MTAHGLIDTTEMYLKAIFELTEEGIVPLRARIAERLNQSGPTVSQTVARMERDGLVKVEGDRHLEFSPRGHQYAMQVMRKHRLAEVLLLDVLGLDWEHVHVEACRWEHVMSDDVERRIVALCDKPRLCPHGNPIPGLDELDVPLEQAPAAELRTAREVARPGVSTKAVIRRISERVQDDVQFMRELHDAGVAPSAEVTLTARSDDTVELAIGVSTLVLDGAKPDALFVAS encoded by the coding sequence GTGACTGCGCATGGTCTTATCGACACGACGGAGATGTACCTCAAGGCAATCTTCGAGTTGACCGAAGAGGGCATCGTTCCGTTGCGCGCGCGGATCGCCGAGCGGCTCAACCAGAGCGGACCCACGGTCAGCCAGACGGTCGCGCGGATGGAGCGCGACGGCCTGGTGAAGGTGGAAGGCGACCGGCACCTGGAGTTCTCGCCGCGCGGCCACCAGTACGCGATGCAGGTCATGCGCAAGCACCGGCTGGCCGAGGTGCTGCTGCTCGACGTGCTCGGCCTCGACTGGGAGCACGTACACGTCGAGGCTTGCCGGTGGGAGCACGTGATGTCCGACGACGTGGAGCGGCGCATCGTCGCGCTCTGCGACAAGCCGCGGCTGTGCCCGCACGGCAACCCGATCCCCGGGCTGGACGAGCTCGACGTGCCGCTCGAGCAGGCGCCCGCAGCCGAGCTGCGCACGGCCCGCGAGGTCGCGCGTCCCGGCGTGAGCACGAAGGCCGTGATCAGGCGAATCAGCGAACGCGTCCAGGACGACGTCCAGTTCATGCGCGAGCTACACGACGCCGGCGTCGCCCCGAGCGCCGAAGTAACCCTCACCGCCCGCAGCGACGACACGGTAGAGCTGGCGATCGGCGTCAGCACCCTGGTGCTGGACGGCGCCAAGCCAGACGCCCTCTTCGTCGCCTCCTGA
- a CDS encoding L,D-transpeptidase family protein has protein sequence MPRSGDRLKTRLNRSSLATGVVGHACARSRVSRIAAVAAAAILTATALAGCGSDDGKSAEPKNASTTAKASAKAKPKKIKTSSTFTTIAGLPRDNSMKETDGKVVHPKKKTKIYDNPRGSVVARLPVKELGNLTWVPVVDERSGWLRILLPSKPNGSTGWIKSTNQLQVARSMHVIKIDVAARTLTLLKNGSEVGSWDVAVGTKKTPTPRVRTYLMASIIDQKQRKYTPIVLPLGAHSDTLDTFGGGPGTVAIHGWSTDSSVFGQAVSNGCVRVPADALTELRSVPLGSLVLIR, from the coding sequence ATGCCCCGTTCAGGAGATCGATTGAAGACCCGCCTGAACCGGTCGTCCCTCGCGACCGGTGTCGTAGGTCACGCGTGCGCACGGAGTCGTGTCTCGCGCATCGCCGCGGTCGCGGCCGCAGCCATCCTGACGGCGACCGCTCTCGCCGGCTGCGGGTCCGACGACGGCAAATCGGCCGAGCCGAAGAACGCGTCCACGACCGCGAAGGCGTCGGCGAAGGCTAAGCCGAAGAAGATCAAGACCTCGTCGACGTTCACCACGATCGCCGGCCTGCCGCGCGACAACTCGATGAAGGAGACCGACGGCAAGGTCGTACACCCCAAGAAGAAGACGAAGATCTACGACAACCCACGTGGCTCTGTCGTGGCTCGCTTGCCCGTCAAGGAACTCGGCAATCTCACCTGGGTTCCGGTGGTGGACGAGCGTTCTGGTTGGCTCAGGATCCTGCTGCCCTCGAAGCCGAACGGCTCGACCGGCTGGATCAAGTCCACCAACCAGCTGCAGGTCGCACGCTCCATGCATGTGATCAAGATCGATGTGGCTGCCCGCACGCTGACCTTGCTGAAGAACGGTTCCGAGGTCGGCAGCTGGGACGTCGCTGTCGGTACGAAGAAGACACCCACACCGCGGGTGCGCACCTACCTGATGGCCTCGATCATCGATCAGAAGCAGCGCAAGTACACACCGATCGTGCTCCCGCTCGGAGCACATTCCGACACGCTGGACACGTTCGGTGGCGGCCCTGGCACGGTCGCGATTCATGGTTGGTCCACTGACTCATCGGTCTTTGGACAGGCCGTATCGAACGGGTGCGTCCGCGTTCCAGCTGACGCACTGACAGAACTCCGTTCGGTACCGCTCGGCTCGCTGGTACTCATCCGGTGA